The Exiguobacterium sp. BMC-KP genome has a segment encoding these proteins:
- a CDS encoding KinB-signaling pathway activation protein yields MKIKGFLKLFWMTLLIGTLAGFVFNLVAEPGYIRNQSISGYVTALSYSSTWTAISLMGFFSYLILHRVGLDLFRGAKLWNRVQIVLIAFALFDGVYLRGLAYGFDKTSLYIGEMVVLLLIAFLVARTKARETNFTAFIPTLFLMTVITLIEWVPALQATQDKRMLWAALATLLICNAYQILMLHRLQEKPASQGQSQKQA; encoded by the coding sequence ATGAAGATTAAAGGATTTTTGAAGCTGTTTTGGATGACGCTCCTAATCGGAACGCTCGCCGGCTTCGTGTTTAACTTGGTAGCAGAACCTGGATATATCCGAAATCAATCGATTAGCGGATACGTAACAGCTCTCTCCTACAGCAGTACGTGGACAGCCATCAGTTTGATGGGTTTCTTCTCGTACTTGATCTTACATCGTGTCGGACTCGACTTATTCCGGGGTGCAAAGCTTTGGAATCGTGTTCAGATCGTCTTGATCGCATTTGCACTGTTTGATGGTGTCTATCTACGCGGATTAGCATACGGCTTCGATAAGACTAGCCTCTATATTGGTGAGATGGTCGTCTTACTGTTAATTGCCTTCCTAGTCGCGCGGACGAAAGCACGAGAAACGAACTTCACAGCGTTCATTCCGACATTGTTCCTCATGACAGTCATTACGTTGATCGAATGGGTACCTGCATTGCAGGCAACACAAGATAAACGAATGTTATGGGCAGCGCTTGCGACACTTTTGATTTGTAACGCGTACCAGATTTTAATGCTACATCGCTTACAAGAAAAGCCTGCTTCTCAAGGACAATCGCAAAAACAAGCGTAA
- a CDS encoding Mrp/NBP35 family ATP-binding protein, which yields MLNEQEIREVVGTLVDPTIDRPLADTNGIRDVRIKGDYVSLKIALAQSGSGEQLVLQQQIVKELKEKGFKTVGLRFEALGDHGIQAATTPSILKPESGTTFIAIASGKGGVGKSTVSVNLAVALARAGKKVGLIDADIYGFSVPDMMGIETRPTVVNDRIVPPERFGVKVISMGFFVEDNAPVIWRGPMLGKMLNNFFADVEWGDLDYLLLDLPPGTGDVALDIHSMLPSCQEVIVTTPHATAAFVAARAGAMAIKTNHRLLGIVENMAYFESKVTGEKEYVFGSGGGERLSEALKTDILAKIPLGQPYANDADFAPSIYRDDHPFETYYNELATRVIEKVEG from the coding sequence ATGTTGAATGAACAAGAAATTCGCGAGGTAGTCGGAACGCTCGTCGATCCGACGATTGACCGCCCGCTTGCAGATACGAACGGCATTCGTGACGTCCGGATTAAAGGTGATTATGTCAGTCTCAAAATCGCTTTAGCTCAATCTGGTTCTGGGGAGCAACTCGTGCTCCAACAGCAAATCGTCAAAGAGTTAAAAGAAAAAGGATTCAAAACGGTTGGACTTCGCTTTGAGGCACTTGGTGATCACGGGATTCAAGCGGCGACGACACCATCGATCCTAAAACCGGAATCCGGTACGACATTCATCGCAATTGCTTCTGGTAAGGGCGGCGTCGGGAAATCGACCGTTTCCGTTAACTTAGCAGTGGCACTTGCACGAGCAGGGAAGAAGGTCGGTTTGATTGATGCTGATATCTATGGCTTTAGTGTACCTGACATGATGGGGATTGAAACACGACCGACTGTCGTCAATGACCGGATCGTTCCACCAGAGCGTTTTGGCGTCAAGGTCATCTCGATGGGCTTCTTCGTCGAAGACAATGCACCTGTCATCTGGCGTGGACCAATGCTCGGGAAGATGCTCAACAACTTCTTCGCAGATGTTGAATGGGGCGATCTCGATTATTTATTGCTGGATCTCCCACCAGGTACTGGGGATGTCGCGCTTGATATTCATTCGATGCTCCCGAGCTGTCAGGAAGTTATCGTTACGACTCCTCATGCGACAGCCGCTTTCGTTGCAGCGCGAGCAGGGGCAATGGCAATCAAAACGAACCATCGCTTACTCGGAATCGTCGAGAACATGGCGTACTTTGAAAGTAAAGTGACAGGCGAAAAAGAATATGTCTTCGGTAGTGGTGGCGGAGAGAGGTTGTCAGAAGCGTTAAAAACCGATATTCTAGCTAAGATTCCACTTGGACAACCATATGCGAATGATGCGGACTTCGCTCCATCTATCTATCGCGATGATCATCCATTTGAGACGTACTATAATGAACTCGCCACGCGTGTCATCGAAAAAGTAGAGGGATAA
- a CDS encoding M15 family metallopeptidase, with product MALSISWLLERANRKLNASGLSPEVAKRTREVIREMHTQGIYVGVAQGYRSIAEQNRLYAQGRTTPGPIVTNARGGQSNHNRGIAVDLFQYSRDGTQALFRNDQAFQTIVAAMKRRGFSWGGDWAIFKDYPHFELLKASKRMTKESPIVPYPGRPLYQGAANMNPRDIERIQRAVNATVTRRFDTETTQKVRAYQTRQGLDVDGVVGPTTWNRMF from the coding sequence ATGGCATTATCGATCAGTTGGTTACTCGAGCGAGCGAATCGGAAGTTGAATGCTTCAGGACTTTCACCGGAAGTTGCCAAGCGAACACGAGAGGTCATCCGGGAGATGCATACGCAAGGAATTTATGTCGGTGTCGCTCAAGGGTATCGTTCCATTGCGGAGCAGAATCGCTTATATGCACAAGGACGGACGACTCCGGGACCAATCGTGACAAATGCACGCGGGGGACAATCCAATCATAATCGTGGAATTGCCGTCGATCTCTTTCAATATTCCCGAGATGGTACGCAAGCATTGTTTCGAAATGATCAAGCGTTTCAAACAATCGTTGCTGCGATGAAACGACGTGGTTTTTCTTGGGGTGGGGACTGGGCCATCTTTAAAGACTATCCACATTTTGAATTACTGAAAGCTTCTAAAAGGATGACGAAAGAGAGTCCGATCGTTCCATATCCAGGGCGTCCGCTGTATCAAGGTGCCGCGAATATGAATCCAAGAGATATCGAACGGATCCAGCGGGCCGTCAACGCGACCGTGACTCGACGTTTTGATACAGAGACGACTCAAAAGGTCCGTGCCTACCAGACGCGTCAAGGACTCGACGTCGATGGTGTCGTAGGTCCAACCACATGGAATCGGATGTTCTAA
- the rpsI gene encoding 30S ribosomal protein S9, with protein MADVRYYGTGRRKHAAARVFLVAGDGKVTVNGRDISEYFGYETLIMTAKEPLVITETEGKYDVIVTVKGGGFTGQAGAIRHGISRALLQADPEFRGALKAKGFLTRDARMKERKKYGLKAARRAPQFSKR; from the coding sequence ATGGCAGATGTACGTTACTACGGCACTGGTCGCCGGAAACACGCGGCAGCGCGCGTTTTCCTCGTTGCTGGAGACGGTAAAGTCACAGTTAACGGTCGCGATATCAGCGAATACTTCGGTTATGAGACATTGATCATGACTGCAAAAGAACCACTCGTAATCACAGAAACAGAAGGCAAGTACGATGTAATCGTAACGGTCAAAGGCGGCGGCTTCACTGGTCAAGCAGGCGCTATCCGTCACGGTATCTCACGTGCTCTTCTTCAAGCGGATCCAGAATTCCGCGGCGCACTCAAAGCGAAAGGCTTCTTGACTCGTGACGCTCGTATGAAAGAGCGTAAAAAATACGGTCTTAAAGCAGCTCGTCGTGCACCACAGTTCTCGAAACGTTAA
- the rplM gene encoding 50S ribosomal protein L13: MRTTFMAKATDVERKWLLIDAEGKTLGRLASEVSSLLRGKHKPTFTPHVDCGDNVILINVEKIVLTGNKLDKKVYYRHSGHPGGLKQTVARDMLANKPERMLELAIKGMLPKGSLGRQMFNKLHVYAGAAHKHEAQQPEVYELRG, from the coding sequence ATGCGCACAACTTTCATGGCGAAAGCTACTGATGTAGAACGCAAATGGCTCCTTATCGACGCTGAAGGTAAAACACTCGGTCGCCTTGCGAGCGAAGTGTCATCACTTCTCCGTGGTAAGCACAAGCCTACGTTCACACCACACGTTGACTGTGGGGATAACGTTATCCTCATCAACGTTGAGAAAATCGTTTTAACTGGTAACAAACTCGACAAAAAAGTCTACTACCGTCACTCTGGTCATCCAGGCGGCTTAAAGCAGACTGTTGCACGCGATATGCTTGCTAACAAACCTGAGCGCATGCTTGAACTCGCGATCAAAGGGATGCTTCCAAAAGGTAGCCTCGGTCGTCAAATGTTCAACAAACTCCACGTTTACGCTGGAGCTGCACACAAGCACGAAGCACAACAACCAGAAGTTTACGAACTTCGCGGTTAA
- the truA gene encoding tRNA pseudouridine(38-40) synthase TruA: MRRLKCTIQYDGTGYAGYQVQPNGLTIQEVIETTLARMHKHPVKIIGSGRTDARVHAYGQVIHFDTELSIPRENVVKALNTLLPADIRVRSCEEVEPAFEARYDVIGKEYRYFVRCEENAFRRNLSVHIPYPLDLERIRQGMAHLVGTHDFSSFCVAKTETDNRVRTIYDAELMTVGDELVFRFQGSGFLYNQIRIMVGTLLDVGRGRFAPEDIKKMLLAKDRNVAGVTAPPHGLYLWEVFYPE, encoded by the coding sequence ATGCGTCGTTTAAAATGTACGATTCAATATGACGGAACCGGCTACGCCGGGTATCAAGTTCAACCAAATGGATTGACGATTCAAGAAGTGATCGAAACGACGCTTGCACGGATGCATAAACATCCTGTCAAGATCATCGGATCGGGACGGACTGATGCGAGAGTCCATGCTTACGGGCAAGTCATTCATTTTGATACAGAACTGTCGATTCCCCGAGAGAACGTCGTCAAGGCACTCAATACGCTCTTACCAGCGGATATCCGTGTCCGGAGCTGCGAGGAAGTTGAACCGGCTTTCGAAGCACGTTACGACGTCATAGGGAAGGAATACCGATATTTCGTACGCTGCGAAGAAAATGCGTTTCGTCGTAATCTGTCGGTCCATATTCCGTATCCGCTCGATCTCGAGCGAATCCGTCAAGGGATGGCTCATCTTGTCGGGACACATGACTTTAGTTCATTTTGTGTCGCGAAGACGGAAACGGATAACCGTGTCCGGACGATTTACGATGCAGAGTTAATGACGGTCGGTGACGAGCTCGTCTTTCGGTTTCAGGGAAGTGGTTTTCTTTATAATCAAATCCGGATCATGGTCGGGACGTTACTCGACGTCGGACGCGGTCGTTTTGCACCAGAGGACATTAAAAAAATGTTGCTGGCAAAGGACCGGAACGTTGCAGGCGTGACGGCGCCTCCCCATGGACTCTATCTATGGGAAGTTTTCTATCCGGAGTGA
- a CDS encoding energy-coupling factor transporter transmembrane component T family protein: MIVGQHIPGQSYLHRSSALAKIIFAFCFIPLVFLANNAATNIFLLVFTFLALMSSRLPLRYVLKGLRPILFLIVFTFVIQLFFTREGAVIFELGWLRIYEEGLRLAIIVSLRFFYLVSITTLVTLTTSPIELTDAIELLLKPFKVVRVPTHEIALMLSISLRFLPTLAEETEKIMKAQQARGVDLAAGPIKERVRAIIPLLIPLFISAFKRAEDLATAMEARGYRGGEGRTRLRESKWTMRDTGLMILLVLITISLVGLRGMG; encoded by the coding sequence ATGATCGTTGGACAACATATTCCTGGTCAGTCGTATTTACACCGCTCGTCAGCACTCGCAAAGATCATTTTTGCCTTTTGCTTCATTCCGCTCGTCTTTCTTGCGAACAATGCAGCAACGAACATCTTTTTACTTGTCTTTACGTTTCTCGCACTCATGAGTAGTCGGTTGCCGCTTCGCTATGTTCTAAAGGGTCTACGACCCATTCTGTTTCTAATCGTTTTTACGTTCGTCATCCAGCTATTCTTTACACGTGAAGGTGCTGTGATTTTCGAACTTGGCTGGTTACGAATTTATGAAGAAGGACTGCGACTCGCGATCATCGTCTCATTGCGCTTCTTCTATCTAGTCTCGATCACGACACTCGTCACTTTGACGACGTCGCCAATCGAACTGACGGATGCGATTGAATTATTATTGAAGCCGTTCAAGGTCGTTCGTGTTCCAACGCATGAGATCGCGCTTATGTTATCGATCTCGCTTCGATTCCTGCCGACCTTAGCAGAGGAGACAGAGAAGATCATGAAGGCACAGCAAGCACGTGGCGTCGATTTGGCTGCTGGACCAATCAAGGAACGGGTGCGGGCGATTATTCCTTTATTGATTCCCTTATTCATCTCTGCCTTTAAGCGAGCAGAGGATCTCGCGACAGCGATGGAAGCACGGGGCTATCGTGGAGGAGAGGGGCGAACCCGTTTACGTGAATCCAAGTGGACGATGCGTGATACCGGTCTAATGATCTTACTCGTCCTCATTACGATCAGTTTAGTAGGATTGCGAGGGATGGGCTGA
- a CDS encoding energy-coupling factor transporter ATPase codes for MPILIQELNYTYQLNSPFERVALRDVNLEIPSGALVAFVGHTGSGKSTLVQHINGLLKPTAGKVQVDDIIVEPKKKQDLKPLRRRVGLVFQYPEYQLFEETVLKDVMFGPMNFGHDAANAEQLAKEALRTVGLDEVFWSRSPFDLSGGQMRRVAIAGVLASQPDVLIVDEPTAGLDPQGRKHMLSLFARLHAETGLTLLLITHDMDQVLEYAERVIVMENAQVAFDGLPLDLFQEETLLEQFHLDLPHVLSLAWQVADQRGLERPYIRTETELIDWLMTRGVSE; via the coding sequence ATGCCAATCTTAATCCAGGAATTAAATTATACGTATCAACTCAATAGTCCGTTCGAACGAGTCGCGCTACGTGATGTGAATCTTGAGATTCCGTCAGGGGCGCTTGTTGCGTTTGTAGGGCATACTGGATCCGGGAAATCGACGCTCGTGCAGCATATCAATGGGTTGCTCAAGCCGACAGCGGGGAAGGTACAAGTGGACGATATCATCGTCGAACCAAAGAAAAAACAGGACCTCAAGCCATTAAGACGTCGCGTCGGGCTTGTTTTTCAATATCCAGAATATCAATTGTTCGAAGAGACGGTTTTAAAAGATGTCATGTTCGGTCCGATGAATTTCGGTCATGATGCAGCGAATGCTGAGCAATTAGCAAAAGAAGCATTACGGACTGTTGGACTCGATGAAGTTTTTTGGAGTCGTTCGCCGTTTGACCTGTCTGGTGGGCAAATGAGGCGTGTAGCAATTGCTGGCGTACTCGCTAGTCAACCAGACGTGTTGATCGTCGATGAGCCGACGGCAGGACTTGATCCGCAAGGGCGCAAGCATATGCTGAGTCTGTTTGCCCGACTTCATGCGGAGACAGGGCTGACGTTACTCTTAATCACGCACGATATGGATCAGGTGCTTGAGTATGCCGAACGTGTCATCGTCATGGAAAACGCTCAGGTGGCGTTTGACGGGCTACCGCTCGACTTATTCCAAGAAGAGACGTTACTTGAGCAGTTTCATCTCGATCTCCCACACGTGTTGTCGCTTGCTTGGCAAGTGGCTGATCAGCGTGGGCTGGAGCGTCCGTACATTCGGACGGAGACAGAATTGATCGATTGGTTGATGACGAGAGGAGTGAGCGAATGA
- a CDS encoding energy-coupling factor ABC transporter ATP-binding protein, producing MDKLIELEQVTYRYPEQEQAALQEVSLTIRSGEWVAIVGHNGSGKSTLTKLFNGLLLPETGTVTVAERFSSANPEQLWEMRRAIGIVFQNPDNQFVGTTVRDDVAFALENWGVPREEMVRRIDDSLARVGLTDFVDREPHQLSGGQKQRVAIASALAMRPDVLVLDEATSMLDPLARQEVMSTVQELHATHPMAVIAITHELDEVLRASRVIVMDAGKIVLEGSPQEVFRHASFLEDIGLDVPFVVRVQERLRAQGLSLEETILDERELVNRLCQS from the coding sequence ATGGACAAGCTGATTGAACTGGAACAGGTCACCTATCGGTATCCGGAACAGGAACAAGCAGCCTTACAAGAAGTCTCTCTGACGATTCGTTCTGGTGAATGGGTCGCCATCGTTGGTCACAACGGCTCTGGAAAATCAACGCTGACGAAATTGTTTAATGGACTGTTGTTACCGGAGACAGGGACCGTTACGGTTGCTGAGCGCTTTTCAAGTGCGAATCCAGAGCAACTGTGGGAGATGCGTCGAGCAATCGGAATCGTCTTCCAAAATCCAGATAATCAATTCGTTGGCACGACCGTGCGCGACGACGTGGCATTTGCCTTAGAAAACTGGGGTGTGCCACGCGAGGAAATGGTTCGTCGAATCGACGACAGTCTAGCGCGCGTTGGCCTTACGGATTTTGTTGATCGGGAACCCCATCAACTATCCGGCGGACAGAAGCAGCGTGTCGCAATCGCTTCGGCGCTTGCGATGCGCCCTGATGTTCTCGTGCTTGATGAAGCTACATCGATGCTTGATCCATTAGCACGTCAAGAGGTCATGTCGACCGTTCAGGAACTACATGCGACCCACCCAATGGCGGTCATCGCGATTACACACGAATTAGACGAAGTGTTACGGGCTAGTCGTGTCATCGTAATGGATGCTGGGAAAATCGTATTAGAAGGATCCCCTCAGGAAGTCTTTCGTCATGCATCGTTCTTAGAAGACATCGGGCTCGATGTTCCATTCGTTGTTCGTGTACAAGAACGCTTACGGGCGCAAGGTCTCTCACTCGAGGAGACGATACTAGATGAAAGAGAATTGGTGAACCGTTTATGCCAATCTTAA
- the rplQ gene encoding 50S ribosomal protein L17: MAYSKLGRTSSQRKALLRDLATDLIINERIQTTEQKAKELRPVVEKLITLGKRGDLHARRQVASFVRREAAGQNAEGKAQDAIQKLFADVAPRFAERQGGYTRIMKMGPRRGDGAEMVIIELV, from the coding sequence ATGGCATACTCGAAATTAGGCCGTACAAGCTCACAACGTAAGGCACTTTTGCGTGACCTTGCGACTGATCTCATCATCAATGAGCGTATCCAAACTACAGAACAAAAAGCGAAGGAACTTCGTCCAGTCGTAGAGAAACTCATCACTTTAGGTAAACGCGGTGATCTCCACGCTCGTCGTCAAGTTGCATCGTTCGTTCGCCGTGAAGCTGCTGGTCAAAACGCAGAGGGCAAAGCACAAGACGCGATCCAAAAATTATTCGCTGATGTGGCTCCACGTTTTGCTGAGCGTCAAGGTGGTTACACACGTATCATGAAAATGGGACCACGTCGTGGTGACGGCGCAGAAATGGTCATCATCGAACTCGTTTAA
- a CDS encoding DNA-directed RNA polymerase subunit alpha, whose translation MIEIEKPKIETIELSENATFGKFVVEPLERGFGTTLGNSLRRILLSSLPGAAVTAVQIDGVLHEFSTIDGVVEDVTQIILNLKKLALKVYSEEEKTLEIDIQGAGVVTAANITHDSDVEILNPELHIATLAEGASLHMRLTARRGRGYVQAEDNKRDDMPIGVIPIDSIYTPIQRVNYQVEKTRVGQDASFDKLTLDVWTDGSIRPEEAVSLGAKIMTEHLNIFVGLTDEALHAEIMVEKEEDQKEKVLEMTIEELDLSVRSYNCLKRAGINTVQELANKSEDEMMKVRNLGRKSLEEVQAKLDELGLGLRKED comes from the coding sequence ATGATCGAAATCGAAAAACCGAAGATTGAAACGATCGAGTTAAGCGAGAACGCTACGTTTGGTAAATTCGTAGTTGAGCCGCTTGAGCGTGGATTCGGTACAACGCTTGGTAACTCTTTGCGTCGTATCCTATTGTCTTCACTTCCGGGTGCTGCAGTCACTGCAGTCCAAATCGATGGCGTTCTTCATGAGTTCTCGACGATTGATGGCGTTGTAGAAGACGTTACCCAAATCATCTTGAACCTTAAGAAACTCGCCCTCAAAGTGTATTCGGAAGAAGAGAAAACGCTTGAGATCGATATTCAAGGCGCTGGTGTTGTCACTGCTGCGAACATTACGCATGACAGCGACGTCGAAATCCTCAACCCAGAACTTCACATCGCAACGCTTGCAGAAGGTGCATCACTTCATATGCGTCTAACAGCACGCCGTGGTCGTGGGTATGTTCAGGCTGAAGATAACAAACGGGACGATATGCCAATCGGTGTAATCCCAATCGACTCGATTTACACGCCAATTCAACGTGTAAATTATCAAGTTGAAAAAACACGTGTCGGTCAAGATGCGAGCTTCGATAAGTTGACGCTTGATGTTTGGACGGACGGTTCAATCCGCCCTGAAGAAGCAGTGTCACTCGGTGCAAAAATCATGACAGAACACTTAAACATTTTTGTTGGTCTTACGGACGAAGCGCTCCATGCTGAAATCATGGTCGAAAAGGAAGAAGATCAAAAAGAAAAAGTACTCGAAATGACGATCGAAGAACTCGATCTTTCAGTTCGTTCGTACAACTGTTTGAAACGCGCTGGTATCAACACGGTTCAAGAACTCGCGAACAAGAGCGAAGACGAGATGATGAAAGTTCGTAACCTCGGACGTAAATCACTCGAGGAAGTTCAAGCGAAACTCGACGAACTCGGACTAGGCTTGCGCAAAGAAGACTAA
- the rpsK gene encoding 30S ribosomal protein S11, producing the protein MAKRKQNVRSKRKVKKNIESGIVHIRSTFNNTIVTITDVQGNAISWATAGNMGFKGSRKSTPFAAQMASETAAKTAMDNGMRTVEVNVKGPGAGREAAIRALQAIGLEVTAIRDVTPVPHNGCRPPKRRRV; encoded by the coding sequence ATGGCAAAACGTAAACAGAACGTTCGTAGTAAACGTAAAGTCAAAAAGAATATTGAGTCTGGTATCGTGCATATCCGTTCAACATTCAACAACACAATCGTTACGATCACTGATGTGCAAGGGAATGCAATCTCTTGGGCAACTGCAGGTAACATGGGCTTCAAAGGCTCACGTAAATCGACTCCTTTCGCTGCACAAATGGCATCTGAAACAGCTGCTAAAACAGCAATGGATAACGGTATGCGTACTGTAGAAGTTAACGTTAAAGGTCCTGGTGCAGGTCGTGAAGCAGCTATCCGTGCTCTTCAAGCGATCGGTCTCGAAGTCACTGCAATCCGTGACGTCACTCCAGTACCACACAACGGTTGCCGCCCTCCAAAACGTCGTCGCGTGTAA
- the rpsM gene encoding 30S ribosomal protein S13 has translation MARIAGVDIPREKRIVISLTYIYGVGKTTAQKVLKETGISEDTRTRDLTEEQLNQLRDGLDKIKVEGDLRREISLNIKRLIEIGCYRGVRHRRGLPVRGQNTKNNSRTRKGPRRTVANKKK, from the coding sequence ATGGCACGTATTGCTGGTGTAGATATTCCACGTGAGAAACGCATCGTCATCTCACTCACTTACATCTATGGTGTTGGTAAAACGACTGCTCAGAAAGTCTTGAAAGAAACTGGTATCTCTGAAGATACTCGTACTCGCGACTTGACTGAGGAACAATTGAACCAACTTCGTGATGGTTTAGACAAAATCAAAGTTGAGGGTGACCTTCGTCGTGAAATCTCACTCAACATCAAACGTTTGATCGAAATCGGTTGCTACCGTGGTGTTCGTCACCGTCGTGGTCTTCCAGTTCGTGGTCAAAACACTAAAAACAACTCGCGTACTCGTAAAGGCCCACGCCGTACAGTAGCGAACAAGAAGAAGTAA
- the rpmJ gene encoding 50S ribosomal protein L36 — MKVRPSVKPICEKCKVIRRKGKVMVICENPKHKQKQG; from the coding sequence ATGAAAGTAAGACCTTCGGTTAAACCGATCTGTGAAAAATGTAAAGTTATCCGCCGTAAAGGCAAAGTAATGGTTATTTGCGAAAACCCTAAGCATAAACAAAAACAAGGGTAA
- the infA gene encoding translation initiation factor IF-1, producing MAKQDVIEVEGTVIEPLPNAMFKVELENGHTVLAHVSGKIRMHFIRILPGDKVTVELSPYDLTRGRITYRFK from the coding sequence ATGGCGAAACAAGATGTAATCGAAGTGGAAGGTACGGTTATCGAGCCGCTTCCAAACGCGATGTTTAAGGTGGAGTTAGAAAACGGCCACACGGTCCTCGCGCACGTCTCAGGAAAAATTCGGATGCACTTCATTCGGATCTTGCCAGGAGATAAAGTAACGGTTGAGTTGTCACCATACGACTTGACTCGCGGACGGATCACATACCGTTTCAAATAA
- the map gene encoding type I methionyl aminopeptidase, whose protein sequence is MIITKAPREIDIMRKAGQIVARTHKELQAHIRPGITTGQLDAIAERYIRSQGATPSFKGYNGFTGSICASVNEELVHGIPGDRVLQDGDIISIDIGAEYNGYHGDSAWTYPVGTISEETKRLLDVTEESLYKGLERAKAGVHLTDISHAIQSHVEAANFSVVREYVGHGVGQNLHEDPQIPHYGPPGKGPRLKTGMTLAIEPMVNVGKRYVRTLSDNWTVVTVDGSMCAHFEHTIAITDDGYEILTVDAE, encoded by the coding sequence ATGATCATCACGAAAGCGCCGCGTGAAATCGACATCATGCGTAAAGCAGGACAAATCGTCGCCCGGACGCATAAGGAGCTTCAAGCTCATATTCGCCCAGGTATCACGACGGGGCAACTCGACGCGATCGCTGAACGCTATATTCGAAGTCAAGGGGCAACACCATCGTTTAAAGGGTATAATGGTTTCACAGGAAGCATCTGTGCTTCTGTGAACGAAGAGCTTGTCCATGGTATTCCGGGAGATCGTGTACTTCAGGACGGTGACATCATCTCGATTGACATCGGAGCAGAGTACAATGGGTATCACGGAGATTCAGCCTGGACATATCCGGTAGGTACAATCTCTGAAGAGACGAAGCGGTTACTTGACGTAACTGAAGAATCTCTGTATAAAGGATTGGAGCGCGCCAAAGCTGGCGTGCACCTGACAGATATTTCGCATGCGATTCAGTCACATGTTGAAGCAGCGAATTTTTCTGTAGTCCGCGAATATGTGGGCCACGGCGTGGGACAAAATTTGCATGAAGATCCGCAAATTCCACATTATGGACCACCGGGGAAAGGGCCGCGCCTGAAAACCGGCATGACACTGGCAATTGAGCCAATGGTCAATGTCGGGAAACGCTATGTTCGCACACTATCCGACAATTGGACGGTAGTGACGGTGGACGGTAGCATGTGCGCCCACTTTGAGCACACCATCGCCATCACAGACGACGGCTACGAGATCTTAACGGTCGATGCAGAGTGA
- a CDS encoding adenylate kinase: MNLVLMGLPGAGKGTQAAKIIEDYAIPHISTGDMFRAAIKDSTPLGQEAKSYMDKGELVPDEVTIGIVRERLAKEDCANGFLLDGFPRTVKQADALEALLEDLGKQIDHVIHIGVDPEKLVPRLTGRRICPTCGATYHVLYNPPKVEGICDIDGSALVQREDDQEETVRRRLEVNVAQAQPLIDFYAEKGYLRNLDGDRPINDVYSDVQALLGDQ; the protein is encoded by the coding sequence ATGAATCTAGTATTGATGGGTTTGCCGGGTGCTGGTAAAGGAACGCAGGCTGCGAAAATCATCGAAGACTATGCGATCCCCCACATCTCGACAGGCGACATGTTCCGTGCGGCGATCAAAGATTCGACGCCACTCGGGCAAGAAGCGAAATCATACATGGATAAAGGGGAACTCGTTCCGGACGAAGTCACAATCGGCATCGTACGTGAGCGTCTCGCCAAAGAAGACTGTGCAAATGGTTTTCTCCTTGACGGTTTCCCACGCACAGTGAAACAAGCCGATGCTCTTGAAGCATTACTTGAAGATCTGGGCAAACAAATTGATCACGTCATTCACATCGGTGTAGACCCGGAGAAACTTGTCCCTCGTTTGACAGGTCGCCGGATTTGCCCAACTTGTGGAGCAACGTATCACGTTCTCTATAACCCACCAAAAGTGGAGGGGATTTGTGATATTGACGGATCAGCACTTGTACAACGTGAAGATGACCAAGAGGAGACAGTACGTCGTCGCTTGGAAGTCAACGTCGCACAAGCGCAACCTTTGATTGACTTTTACGCAGAAAAAGGGTATCTTCGTAATTTGGACGGTGATCGTCCGATCAACGATGTATATTCCGATGTTCAGGCACTCCTTGGTGATCAGTAA